A stretch of DNA from Brevibacillus ruminantium:
CGGAAACACTGGAAGAAGCGGAGCAGGCGCTCTATACCATTATGGAGGAGCATGCGTTCGGCCAGGCCGGGGCTCGTGTCGTTGTCGAAGAGTTCATGCAGGGGGAGGAGCTGTCCCTTCTCTCTTTTGTCGATGGAGAGACGGTAAAGCCGATGGTCACCTCGCAGGATCACAAACGTGTGTATGACGGCGACCAAGGCCCCAATACAGGGGGGATGGGCACCTATGCGCCTGTGCCGCAAATGTCCAAGGAGCTTGTCGAGTCGATCGTGGAAACCATCGTAAAGCCGATGGCAGCAGGGATGGCGCGGGATGGCATTCCGTTTCGTGGCGTATTGTACACCGGCTTGATGATTACCGAAGAGGGGCCGAAGGTGGTAGAATTCAATGCCCGCTTTGGCGATCCGGAGACGCAAGTCATTTTGCCGCTCCTGGAAACAGATTTGCTTGAGATCTGTTTGGCTACGGTTAATGGAGAGCTGGCTTCCCTGGACGTCGCCTGGAAGCAGGAGAGCGCAGTCTGTGTGGTGATGGCTGCACCCGGTTATCCGGCTGACTATCCGAGGGGGCTGCTCATCCAGGGATTGGATCGGAAGCATGCAGGAGTCGCTGTGTTTCACGCCGGCACCGTGGAAACCTCGGAGGGAACGGCCACAAGCGGTGGTCGAGTGCTCGGAGTGACCGGCATCGGCCGCGATTTGCAGGCAGCGAGACAAGCTGCCTACCAGGCTGTCGAGTCGATTTCTTTTGAAGGAGCGCATTACCGGACTGATATCGCCAGTCGGGCGCTGGGTAAATAAAGCAAAACGGCATACGTCATGACGAAAAAACCTCCAAACCACGGTGAGTGGCAAGGAGGTTTTTTGGTTCAGCGTCAGGCGTTCATTTCTTTTCCGGCAATCGGCTGCTTCACCCGTCTCCATACGAGCTGGTAGGCCAGATAGATGACCAGGAAAAGCACCATGCACAGGGAGGACCAGCCAAACATGGCGGAGTAGCTGGTAGCCGATGCAATCACGCCAAGCAGCATGGCCCCCAGTGCGATGCCCAGATCGATGGAGTTGAGAAAAAGTCCGTTGGCAATCCCGCGCTGGGACGGAGAAACTTCTTTAATCATCCAGGCCTGAATCGACGGTTGGATCGTTCCGTATCCGAGTCCGTAGAACAGAGCGGCGAGCAGAAGAATCTGCACGTTGGTCGCATGCGGGAGGATCAAAAGTCCGATTACCGCGCAAAGCGCTCCCGGTGGGAGAACAGCCCAATGGCCCAGCTTGTCAAACAGCTTTCCGGAGACTGGACGAATCAGCACCATCGCGCCTGCGTTGCACAGAAAGAACCAGCCGACGTTTTCGATCTGAACTTCCTTTCCAAAGAGCGCCAGGAAGCTGATCAGTCCGCCGTAGGTAATCCCCAAGAGCAGATTGAGGAAAGCTGGCAGCCAGATAATTCGGGGGATACGGCTGTTTGTATCAGTTGCTTGTGCTTGTGGCTGATGCGCAGTGGTTCGGCTGACTGACTCGGGCTGAACGGCGCGCAAAAGCGGAAGAATGGCGATAACCAAAACGATGGCTGAAACGGACAGGGCGGTAAAACCGAATTTTCCCAAAATAAAGAGTCCGATGACTGGAGCAATCGACATGGCAAGACTGGAGGACAAACCAAAATAACCCATGCCTTCCCCCATCCGTTGATTGGGAATGACATTGGCGGCAAGGGTAGGAAAGGTGGTGCTTGTCATACCGAATCCGGCACCGAATAAAACACGCATCACAAACAGCATCATCAACGATCCAGACCAGATGTAGCCGGCTGTGGCGAGAAGGACGACGGTAATGCCGAGGAGCAGGATCGTCAGGCTTTTTTTCGTTTGCAGTGCTTTTCCGGTAAAAATCCGGGTGATGACGGCAGAAAAAGCAAACAGGCTGATGACCAGACTTGTCTGGAAGTCACTGGCTCCGAATCGATCGGTCACATAAGCCGGGAAAGCGGGGGTCATCATTTGCAAATTCAAAAACAGAAAAAGGTTGCACAACGTAAGCAGAACAAATTTCTTTGTCCATAATTTCTCTCTTTTTAAAGCAGTATGATTCTCTCTCAGCTCTTCCAACAATTCCACTCCTACTCTGTGATGTCTTGATTGATGTTTGTCTGAATGGTCAAAAGTATCTCTTTGAATAACTGCAAATGTTCAGGATCAATCCCTGCCAGCATCTCTTTGAGCGCTTGTTCTTCAAGCGGAATCGCCTGTTCTGTAAAGGCTTTTCCTTTTTCGGTCAGATAGATCAAAAAAGCGCGACGATCTGCTTCGCTGACCTTTTTCTCAATCA
This window harbors:
- the purD gene encoding phosphoribosylamine--glycine ligase, coding for MNVLVIGNGGREHAIVWKLAQSPKVNKIFCAPGNGGTALLAKNVPIPVHDFAALAQFAKDEGVDLTIVGPEDPLLGGIVDFFEERSLPVFGPSGQAAKIEGSKSFAKYLMKRYGIPTAHYESFIDYESALAYVREQGAPIVVKADGLAAGKGVIVAETLEEAEQALYTIMEEHAFGQAGARVVVEEFMQGEELSLLSFVDGETVKPMVTSQDHKRVYDGDQGPNTGGMGTYAPVPQMSKELVESIVETIVKPMAAGMARDGIPFRGVLYTGLMITEEGPKVVEFNARFGDPETQVILPLLETDLLEICLATVNGELASLDVAWKQESAVCVVMAAPGYPADYPRGLLIQGLDRKHAGVAVFHAGTVETSEGTATSGGRVLGVTGIGRDLQAARQAAYQAVESISFEGAHYRTDIASRALGK
- a CDS encoding MFS transporter, whose protein sequence is MRENHTALKREKLWTKKFVLLTLCNLFLFLNLQMMTPAFPAYVTDRFGASDFQTSLVISLFAFSAVITRIFTGKALQTKKSLTILLLGITVVLLATAGYIWSGSLMMLFVMRVLFGAGFGMTSTTFPTLAANVIPNQRMGEGMGYFGLSSSLAMSIAPVIGLFILGKFGFTALSVSAIVLVIAILPLLRAVQPESVSRTTAHQPQAQATDTNSRIPRIIWLPAFLNLLLGITYGGLISFLALFGKEVQIENVGWFFLCNAGAMVLIRPVSGKLFDKLGHWAVLPPGALCAVIGLLILPHATNVQILLLAALFYGLGYGTIQPSIQAWMIKEVSPSQRGIANGLFLNSIDLGIALGAMLLGVIASATSYSAMFGWSSLCMVLFLVIYLAYQLVWRRVKQPIAGKEMNA